A single genomic interval of Xyrauchen texanus isolate HMW12.3.18 chromosome 48, RBS_HiC_50CHRs, whole genome shotgun sequence harbors:
- the LOC127639739 gene encoding heme oxygenase 2-like, with the protein MAADSEMTNGGENILSESDDDILSPDDLSEVLAAGTKESHDKAENSPFVKDFLRGRIKRELFKLGTAALYYVYSAIEEEIEKNKDHPMFAALYFPSELHRQDALAKDLEYLYGEDWESKISCSAATQPYVDRIHVVGRKDPVLLVAHAWTRYMGDLSGGQILKKVAQRALKLPPTGEGLNFYHFEGIHNPTAFKRLYRSRMNELDVDAETKERLLDEANLAFKFNLDVFTELQEIGKNINEELQDIGFPAHGDMGGDISKCPYYAAKMAVSGNTTHACQFAKMLLRQPTVQVVLATWVAAIAGLAAWYLM; encoded by the exons ATGGCTGCAGATTCAGAGATGACTAACGGAGGTGAGAATATCCTCAGTGAAAGTGACGACGATATTCTCAG CCCTGATGACCTGTCGGAAGTGTTGGCGGCTGGAACCAAGGAGTCTCACGACAAAGCTGAGAACTCTCCATTTGTCAAGGACTTCCTTAGGGGAAGAATCAAACGAGAACTTTTTAAG CTCGGCACAGCTGCCCTGTACTATGTTTATTCAGCCATCGAGGAAGAGATTGAAAAGAACAAGGACCACCCCATGTTTGCGGCTCTATATTTCCCCTCTGAGCTGCACAGGCAAGACGCTTTGGCCAAAGACCTGGAGTATCTCTATGGTGAAGACTGGGAGAGTAAGATCTCCTGCTCGGCAGCCACACAGCCCTACGTAGATCGCATTCATGTGGTAGGTCGCAAAGACCCGGTTCTGCTGGTGGCACACGCCTGGACCCGCTACATGGGAGACCTGTCAGGTGGACAGATTCTAAAGAAAGTAGCCCAGCGTGCCCTGAAACTGCCCCCAACTGGTGAGGGATTGAACTTCTACCATTTCGAGGGCATCCACAACCCTACAGCCTTCAAGAGACTTTACCGTAGCCGCATGAATGAGCTGGACGTGGATGCTGAGACCAAAGAGAGGCTGCTGGATGAGGCCAACCTGGCATTCAAATTTAATTTGGAC GTGTTCACGGAGTTGCAGGAGATTGGGAAAAACATTAACGAGGAGTTGCAGGACATTGGGTTCCCTGCACATGGAGATATGGGAGGAGACATTAGTAAATGTCCCTACTATGCAGCCAAAATGG CGGTGAGTGGCAACACAACGCACGCATGCCAGTTTGCAAAAATGCTGCTTCGCCAACCCACAGTACAGGTGGTACTGGCCACATGGGTTGCTGCTATTGCTGGATTGGCTGCCTGGTACCTCATGTGA